A region from the Arthrobacter roseus genome encodes:
- a CDS encoding lipase family protein, with translation MKNSYSKLAITFSVAAALAVGTGLPAQAVQNVPAPGLQAEPAVPPFYQTPEALPANNGALIRHEPSVFYLDPLKALKAPATVERIMYRSTDSQGQPMAVTGTVLVPKTTWTGKGERPMVSYAVGTQGLGDQCAPSRKLAAGQEYEGIFIKGLLSRGYAVVVTDYEGLGTEGVHTYLNRASQGQAVLDAARAAQQLGTPGLPTNGPIALAGYSQGGGASASAAELAPAYAPELDLRGAYVGAPPSDLSNVGAYIDGGLYTGFLLYALNGIASGYDLDMTSYLNENGQATLAANQRSCTIEGIADHAFLNTATLTTSGKKLSTTVQVEPLKSILKEQLLANGRKPSVPVLLSQSLLDDAIPYAQARDVAERWCDQGATVAMDTTAGPTHIGGYVAAIPRAFVFLQARFAGHRPVSSCWRL, from the coding sequence CTGGCAATAACCTTTTCCGTGGCTGCCGCACTCGCCGTAGGCACAGGGCTCCCGGCCCAAGCCGTCCAGAACGTTCCGGCGCCGGGACTGCAGGCAGAGCCCGCCGTGCCGCCGTTCTACCAAACACCCGAAGCGCTGCCGGCGAACAACGGCGCCCTGATCCGCCACGAGCCATCCGTTTTCTACCTGGACCCGCTGAAAGCGCTGAAAGCACCGGCGACCGTGGAACGCATCATGTATCGAAGCACCGACTCGCAGGGGCAGCCGATGGCCGTCACCGGAACCGTGCTTGTTCCCAAGACCACCTGGACCGGCAAGGGCGAAAGGCCCATGGTCTCCTACGCCGTCGGCACCCAGGGACTTGGGGATCAATGCGCTCCATCGAGAAAGCTCGCAGCCGGTCAAGAGTATGAAGGAATCTTCATCAAGGGGTTGCTCAGTCGTGGGTACGCTGTGGTCGTCACCGACTACGAAGGTCTCGGCACTGAAGGGGTACACACCTATCTGAACCGTGCTTCGCAGGGCCAAGCCGTTCTCGATGCAGCGCGGGCCGCACAGCAGCTGGGTACGCCCGGTCTGCCGACCAACGGGCCCATCGCCCTTGCCGGATACTCTCAGGGCGGTGGCGCTTCGGCGTCTGCAGCCGAACTCGCCCCCGCGTACGCACCAGAACTAGACCTCCGCGGAGCTTACGTGGGTGCACCGCCATCGGACCTTTCGAACGTGGGAGCGTACATCGACGGAGGCCTCTACACGGGATTCCTGCTCTACGCCCTGAATGGCATTGCATCCGGATATGACCTGGATATGACGTCCTACCTCAACGAGAACGGGCAAGCAACACTCGCGGCGAACCAGCGCAGCTGCACGATCGAAGGCATAGCCGACCACGCCTTCCTCAACACGGCCACGCTCACCACGTCCGGAAAGAAACTCAGCACTACTGTTCAGGTGGAACCCCTCAAGTCCATCCTTAAGGAGCAGTTACTCGCAAACGGCCGCAAACCCTCAGTTCCCGTCCTGCTCTCCCAAAGCCTCCTCGATGACGCCATCCCCTATGCTCAGGCACGGGACGTCGCTGAGCGGTGGTGCGACCAAGGCGCAACTGTAGCGATGGACACAACAGCCGGACCTACGCACATCGGCGGCTACGTGGCTGCTATCCCTCGGGCATTCGTGTTCCTCCAGGCACGGTTCGCCGGTCATCGGCCGGTCTCCAGTTGCTGGCGCCTCTAG